The DNA segment TCATGTTTTAGGGCTGATCCAAAAACTGACACATCACTTAATTTGTAGTTTTTAGATTTTTTGACTAATTGATACAAGTCTCCTCCAATTACAAGTTGGTTTGGTTTTGCCAAGTGGTTAATCTTTGCACACAAGTTTACAGTTGGTCCAAAGATATCCCTGCAGGAAGATGTAGCATATTTTGCAATCATTATAGGACCATAATCTAAGCTGACCCTGTATTGTATTGCAGGGATTTTTCTTTTCTTAAAGATGTTGTTTATCATATCAACTGCCTCCAAGATTTTTTTCCCACATTGTATTGGAACATTGTTATCTGAAATAGCAGACTTGGGGAAATAAAACAAGATTCCATCTCCCATGTTTTTAACAACTTTGCCACCGTTGCTTTCAATGATGTATCCTACAGAATTTAGAAACACCGAATAGAATGTGCAGGATTGTTCTTTTGATAGTCTTGCTATGGTTTTTGTTGAATTTACCACATCTACAATTCCAACACAGTAATTTTGAGATACTTCCTCAAATGAGATCATGTTGTTTTCATGATCAGGTATCTCAAAATCGTCTGTCTCTTGTCTTAACATCATGATATTCTATTGGCAATATAGAAGATAACTGGTAGTTAGCTATTCAGCTAATTTTCTAACATTCCTGCTAGTGGTATCTTAAGTATCAAAATTGACTATAACAGTCATGAAGCGACAGAGCATAAGATGTGAGAGTTGTGAGAAACATTCAGCGGTGTTGTTCTGGGATGTTCGATATAGCGGATATAGAGGAATGTGTATGGAGTGTAAGGGGAATTGGCCGGAATCATGATGACTAAAAATGGAGAACATATTCAGAGGCATTTTGAGGAAATTTCAGAAGATCTTTTAGAATCAAATAACATCAGAGATTAGTCATTTATGAAGTTACTTTTAAAATACAAAAAGTATATCCGCATCAGTTCTAATTATTAGTGTGATAGACCTTGAAGTTCTTACAGTAATTGGTAGTCTTGGAACTGCAATTGCGACAATAGTTTTAGTTATTCTTTTGTGGAAAACAATTCAGCAGTTTGAAACAACTGCAAAGCTTAGTGCAGTTCAGATGGAGTTTAGATTCAGACCTTGGATTGGGCCTGTAAACAGTATAAAGGCAATGGGGGAAGCTAATGGTAAAAACCAGTTTGATGTATCAATGAAAAACTATGGGGAATTGCCTACTACGCATCTTAAAGCATCATTTAAGATGAATACTGAAATTATGACCAAGGACGTGTTTAAGACTAAAAATGTTGAAGAGTTTGATCTAGGACCAATGCTTCCAAACATGGAAAAACATTACTGGTTTTTCATAGACTGTGATTTAATTAAAAAAGCACAAGAGGGCAAAATCAAAATTTTCACAGCACTATATTTTGAATATCCTCTTACTCAAGGGACAAGCGGATATGGAATGATCAGTGAATATGTACCAAAAATCAATGGCTTTATCCACAAAGAAATGTGGGTTGAAGTGGGCAAAAGTTTAGAAAAATAGATTACCAGTCAAATCTGTATGCATCAAATGCCTTTAGATTTTTTCCTTGCCATGTAATTTGCGTGGCATCCTTCAAATATTTCATTGTGGCAGGAGGTTCTGCATTCCACTTGTATCCAAGCTCTGCATCTACCTTTAATGCTTGATTTTTGATTTCAATTCCACTTGGTATACTAAACTTGTATGTGAATGATTTGCAATCAGTTGGGACCTTGTAAAAGAACATACGTTCTGGCTCCTCCCAATCATATTCTATTGTAACGAATCTTTTTCGCTGTCTTGGCTTGATTGGCTTTTTTAGTTTGACGCTAAACTCTTTGTGTGTTGGCTTGTTTTCAGTAAGGCTGAGAATATCTGCCTCCAATCCTGCTTCATCATAGACTCGTACGTTCATATCAGCAAAGTCCTTTGGAGAATCCCCATCAATATAGTAAAATATCTGGTCTTTTGGAGAATCAGACTGGTTTATGAGATTCCATCTCCATAAATGATGTGTTAGCATGGTCTTGGGATCTAGGACATCAAGGGAAATATCTATCTCATTGAACAAAAACGCAGTCTTTGATTTTAATGTCTGCTCAAAGGTTTCAGATTTTTGAGTGATCTTTTTCTTTTTGGGAGTGATCTTTTCGCCAAATCCCTCGCCATAAATGTTAAAGATGTTTAGCTGTTCTCCGTGCTTTATAGAATAATCACCAATGGGATGCATGATCTCTTTGTATTCAGGAGATAATACCCTTACATCTTCGGCAAATCTTGATGAGCAGAAAATATTTTGATCTCCTGCCAAGTCCATTACACGTCTTGTGAGAATAATTCCAGGACCCCAAACATTGTCCTGTCCGTTGAGATCTTTGATTATGTATACAGGTCCGATATCAATTCCTATTCGAAGCAGCACCTTGTCATCTTTTCTTTTCTTTGCTTTGTTGTACTCATTTAGAATTTTGTGCAATTGAATCGATAGTCTTAACGGATATTCTGGGCTGTCGGAGAATCCAATTGCCATTCCGTCTCCAGTAGGCAAAATAACAGTGGAATTTGGATCCCTGTTTTGAAAAATTTCAGTTCTCTCAATTAATTCATTTAAAACTACAACTTTTCTTGCCTGCTCCTTTGTAGGAATTGTAGGATTTGATCCTGCGACTATATCGGTGAAGAACCAGAAAAATGTTCGTGTAAATGCATTGATATCTCCAATATCGTCAATGTCATGGCCCTTTAGTGAATCAAGCAAATGATCTAAAAAGTCATCAGGACAAGAGTTTAGAATCTGAAAGCTGCCCATGGATAGTTTTATTGGAATTTTAAGTGACTTTTTCTTGATTTGTTTTTTTATCCACTCTTTTGTTTTATGTGACTCTTCCATCAGTGATAAAATCTCTGCCTCTTTTGTTATTCTCTCTAGTTTCTTAGATATGGAAGAATCTGCTTTTTGCACACTATGCTAAGAACTGTTTGCTTTTTCAAGATTTCTATTTGAAAAATTAATAATTCAATAAAATGATAAAATAATCACTTGAGATTATTCATCTAGTGAATGCTCACGTATTATTCCTCTATCTTTTAGATACTTTACGCTACGGACAAACTCCTCATCTGTAATTTTGTCATCTGTCCAATATTTGGCAGTATTTTTGAACCAGTAGGGCAGTCCTGTAAAGTCAGTTTGCTGAAATGCCTGATCTTCAATCTTCATCTTTTCTCTTACCTTCTCCATTACATCCTGTTTGTTTTCATCAGAGCCATCAGCTAAAAGAACATCCTCCCAAGTCACAACATCCTTTGCAATTGGGCCGTCTTTGAATAGTACATTGTGTTTTGCGTCATTGTATTGCTGGTTTTGTATGGCAAGCAATCCCAAGGCATTGGAGTAATCACCTTCTGAAATCTTGCCCACAGTCCACCATTGTGTCATTACCTTGCCTAACTCTAGCAATGGTTTTGATATTTCTACATGATTGTTTTTGATTTCACTAATTCCAATTGCATCCTCATATGGAGGCATTACAGAAAAAGAGTATGCCATATGATCCACGTACAGTTTTGTAAATACAGATTCACATGAATCATCATAGTCAGATCTGCACTCATCATACTTGTCATCGTACTTGTGTACCAGATCTTCTATAACATGAATATCAAATTCTAGAAAATACAAAACAAAGTGAGATATTTCGTGTGTTAGAATCCATACTGGATCAGAATAGTAAAAGTTTGGGCAATCACAAAGGATTATGGCATTGTTGAATTTTTTATCTTCTCCTGAATGCATGAATAGTCCGCCCATCTTTTCAGAATGTAGTTCTACCTCACCTACATTTTTGGAATATACTAGTACTAGCAAATCCAAATCATCGGGCATCTCATACATTGCATCGTATCTGTTTTGATTGATACATAGTGGATCATACTTTGTATTATCAAACTGATATAGTGCAAGATATTTTTCTGTGATTGTGTCATATTTTACCATAGATTGGTAATCATAATTGCTACAGACACTAGTGTCAGTCACATATACTAGCTGCCATTTTGTATCTTCAGAGAAATGTGTTGCAAAGGAATCATTGAAGGCAAATGCTCCAAAAGCTAAAATTGCAATGACACTTAGAATGATAATATTATTCAATGTAAACCACCCCATTAGTAATTAGCCACTCCATTGCCTTTACAAAGTCATCATCAGATATTTGATTTTCTGCCCACCATCCTGCATTGTTTTTAATCCAGTCTGGAATTTCAGTTACTGATGAATTGACCGAACCTGTGTTTGGAACATACATGATTCCATTGTTAATCATATACTGAATTCCTGCTACAAATGCCTCATCATCAATTTGCTCATCAACCCACCATCCTGCATTGTTTTTTACCCACTTTGGAATGGTCTGTACAGTTAATTCCTCTACTTGAATCTCTTCAGTATCTTGTGGGACTAGAATGATTTCAGGCTGTGCAGATTCTACCTTAATTGCATCTAGGATATGTGTGTCACCTGAGCGAAGGTGTGAGTCCCACATTCGTGTAATGATATGGCTGGTGTCCATTTCTTTTGCAAAGGTCAACTCAACTGTGATGAATTTTTTGACAGAATCTTCTTCTTCTGTTACTGTAATTTTAGCATCAGAGAAGAATCCTTGAGGATCAATTATCTGCAAGTCCTTTCCATCATTGTAAAGAATCTGTGTGTCACTTTCTGGAATAGAGTCATCTATGCCCCTAAGATTTGTGTACATTGAAAAGTGCTGTACCTTGTCATCAGTATATACAGTAAACTTTAGTGTAACTGGCGTGTCTGTTTCAAGTGTTTGAGTTTGAAGTGTATTTGAGAATCCTCCCAAGACAAAGCCCTGATCATTAATCACTAGAGGCAAGTCAAATTCCTCAAAGGAATCAGGATTCATTGGAAGTAATGGGGTGTATTGATCATGGCTAATTACCATTTGCTGTATTTCTTCTGGAACATCAATTACGGGATTGGTAATCAAGTTAGCTAGTGATGATTGTGGTGAACCTCCACCCCCACCGCTAGTAAGGCCTGCAAGTGCATTAACTACAAGTCCGGGAGAGACAAGTCCCCCGCCTCCGCCTCCAGAGCATCCGCTATCAACACCTAAAACATATTCGCCTTGATAATCAGTTATTCCAACCCAGCCACCAGGATCAAGAATTCCAAGACCTGTCAAACTTCCAGTATCTCCAGAATTTTTACTTTCTATAGTTTTATCTCCAGTATTAATGAAATTGTTATCACCTCCAGTAAATGGAAGTGTTATTCTTTCAAACTGTTGTCCTGATGCTTTGTAATACATTCCCAGATCAAACGCAGTATTTCCTGCAACAACTCCTGTAAAGTTAGCATTTGCATATGATAAAATGATATTAGGTTGTACACCTAACGTGCCAGTTATTTTTAGCGCTCCAGTTACAGGATAGAAACATGTGGCATCTGCTTCACCGTCTGTAACAATTGAATCGCTAAATGTCAAGTCACCAGTAAAACCAGTTGGTATGTCGATTTGTGCTCTTATTGCATTCTTTGGATCTGGAGTATAATCAACTGATGGTGCAGTATTTCCCACAGTAAAAGTGCCGGTAAATATTCCTGTATCAGTTCCAGTTTCAGTCAAAGTAAGGGAGCTTGCACTTATTATAGCTGTTGTAAAATCAATCACTCCAGAAGTTACATTTGCATTTGCATCAGTAACAGTAACGGTTCCAGTTTCTCCTGGACGATAATTTGTTTTATCTAAGTATAAAATTGGATCAGATACATCATCTGCAGTTCCTTGATTAGTTATAGTTCTAAAGTTAATAGTATCAGGTGATGAGATTCCTTCATGTGTTGCTGATGTTGCAAAACTATCAGTTACTTGAAGAAATGAAAATGATGATAAGATTAAGATTGAAAGTAGAACAGTTTGGGAACGGATTAATATTTTATTCATATCTTAATATGAGACATAATTCCTATAATAGATTTTATATCACTTTTAGCTATATTCTTAGGAATCAAGATAATCATAAAGTCTAGTTATTCTTTACCCTTGCCCTTTACTATGTTATCTATTGATTCAAATGAAATGGATACTAGTTCTCCGTTTACTCTAAAGAATATCGGATTTGATGAATCAATTAATGTGATGAACTCGGGATCTGCACCTGGGTTTGGTAGAACATATTTTATTCCAAATATACCTACTTCATCCTTGTCAGTATTCCAATTAAGATGATATTGTTGTGACGTCTCCTGGTATGTGAAAAATCCTAGATTTTCATATATTCCATCAGGGCAACCGTCAGCAGCAGTCAAACATCCTTCTTTAACAACAATTGCACTGATATTATCTGCAACAAACGAATCTGCTTCTATAGTGTTTTCATGTAGTGTGAATTTCAAAGGCAAGGTTGAACCTGCATTAATTTCATCAGAGCCATCTAGTTTTAGTGGTGGTATGATATCAGTAACAAGTGTGGCAAGAACTTGTTGTTTAAACAATTTTGATGTTAATTCACCACCATCAAACTGACCAGTAGGACCCTGTCTAAAATCAAAGTCTAAGTTACTCCATTCATCGTGTGCCTCAAATACAGTACCAGGACTTGCTTTACATCCAGATATGCCATAATCATTAAGATCATAGGAAGCAGATGTATCAGATACATCGATTACACCATCGCCATTCCAGTCAAGGGATGTTCCATCAGCAGGGCCTTTTAGGAATGTTTGCAAATCAGTTGATGGTGTTGCCCAAACAATATTTCCTGTTTGTGTCAGAGTTACTCCAGGAGTTAGAGTATTTTCATTTAATGTAACACCGCTTTCACTTGCAAAATCCAAATTCCAATCAGTTCCCTTGTATGTGGAGAATTGTCCTGTGTATCCCATTATGCTGTCTTGTATTGGAACACAGTTTTGAGCTGCAGTGTTTAGTGTAGTATTAGGATCAGATAAAAGATATCGTGGTCCGCCATGTTGTAGATTCAACATATGACCAATTTCATGCATTAGTGTGCCTGATTGTTCAGATTGACTACCAATACTACCTTCATGTCCAACAACTGAATCACTAAAACCATCACCTAGTGCAACAATTGCATCATTTCCTCTAAGTTCTGCTTGTCCTGAGGAACCACCTATACTATGAACAAACATTACATAACGATATGCCTGAGCTTTTGCATCTAATAGGGTAGTTGATGTCTTTGGACTACCAACACTTGTTTGAACATCAGTAATGAAGCTTGAAGATTTTAATGGAATTGTTATAGTTCCAATATCACCATCAGTTACAATTCCTGTAGTTGAATATGGAACAGTCACTGTTAACGAATGAACATTTGGTTCTAAAGTAATTGCAGTTGAAACTTTTGGTGTATCAAATGTAAGATCAGTTCCACTTACAGTAGCTACTCTAAATGGATCTTCAGAAAGTGTTGAAGGTTCAGCAGTGGTAACTTTGAGATTTAGAGTGAGTGTTCCTTCTGTAGAATCTGCGGGGCTAGTTGCACTATTTGGTGGAGTCGTTAACGTAATACCAGAGATTCTAACTATAGAGTTTAACAATGTATCAGTTTCAGTCAATGCAGATATTTGATCATCATCTAGTGCAA comes from the Candidatus Nitrosopumilus sediminis genome and includes:
- a CDS encoding adenylate/guanylate cyclase domain-containing protein yields the protein MMLRQETDDFEIPDHENNMISFEEVSQNYCVGIVDVVNSTKTIARLSKEQSCTFYSVFLNSVGYIIESNGGKVVKNMGDGILFYFPKSAISDNNVPIQCGKKILEAVDMINNIFKKRKIPAIQYRVSLDYGPIMIAKYATSSCRDIFGPTVNLCAKINHLAKPNQLVIGGDLYQLVKKSKNYKLSDVSVFGSALKHDYSVYSVK